One window from the genome of Leclercia sp. LSNIH1 encodes:
- a CDS encoding recombinase family protein: MYIHGYLRASTKEQDALRAKNRMKAFVEEKGFRLASWYTENVSGASLQRPELLRLLDDAAPGDIILIEQVDRLSRLDEEGWQKLKHLIQEKHLVVVSLDLPTSHMALATHAGDDFTLAMLKAINGMMLDMLAAIARKDYQDRRRRQEEGIAKAKVAGKFRGRQADHQLHEKIIELRVKNRQSIRDTARLCGVSERTVIRIVKLKACS; this comes from the coding sequence ATGTACATTCACGGTTACCTCCGCGCATCAACAAAAGAACAGGATGCTCTCCGAGCAAAAAATAGGATGAAAGCCTTTGTTGAAGAAAAAGGATTTCGACTGGCCAGTTGGTACACCGAAAATGTATCCGGGGCATCACTTCAACGGCCAGAACTTTTACGGCTACTTGATGATGCTGCACCTGGTGACATTATTCTCATCGAGCAAGTTGATCGCCTTTCTCGCCTGGATGAAGAGGGCTGGCAAAAATTAAAGCATCTTATCCAGGAAAAACACCTTGTGGTTGTCAGTCTTGACCTCCCGACGAGCCATATGGCTCTTGCAACACATGCTGGCGATGATTTTACCCTTGCAATGCTTAAGGCTATTAACGGAATGATGCTTGATATGCTGGCCGCCATAGCTCGCAAAGACTATCAGGATCGTCGCCGGCGCCAAGAGGAAGGGATAGCGAAAGCCAAGGTAGCCGGTAAATTTCGGGGACGTCAGGCAGATCATCAATTGCATGAAAAAATCATAGAGCTTCGGGTTAAAAATAGACAGAGCATCCGTGATACCGCGAGGTTGTGTGGAGTTTCAGAACGAACGGTTATACGCATTGTTAAACTTAAAGCATGTTCTTGA